The Mytilus galloprovincialis chromosome 7, xbMytGall1.hap1.1, whole genome shotgun sequence genome has a window encoding:
- the LOC143084443 gene encoding RING finger protein 207-like: MAECLKSKPDANSLKCGICLSAFTKPLVLDCFHIFCTPCIAKLAEDKDSLTCPLCRAVHLIPSNGVEDFTVCTYIQEQILSEAKVFLQCQMCDNGQNIVSKCIDCDSNMCFECSTFHSRHKQFKTHVTEKIESKNIETSDEVKLCEDVCDLHKKDFTFLCESCNSAICDECVTQNHKSHKHCRLTFQADKRRDFLRLGIGVLRSKMTEIDDTIEMSKYEENSYNKFCRQGKNEIQAHANRSKEMVCNIIDVMANLKQQKIDEIQKMDIKSITNYQDELETKKLSFQCILRSTVDAVNLSRDGKLFNKYKFLYQTLRNEVLHGSKSPEVFAPQFCSGNPIEHKYVEKCFGMVQRRKTSSKCSTSEFHIYSLPLICEAPEMTQIYSFSVDYPRSLIGFYDNQTWIQLRNTIHLYSSDGTVTQKHNVNPDDEQIVFASKNELWIKSKELIKVIKIGNIDEVVDIMRFAELEGCTCCILKYNSLIAYSKRKRCFYEVKLNSDMRTIENETPFKTIPVEDKLVDLITVQPFRIIETASKNIMLTSKDKVITLDGNFKICNVYVEKNSNFKGICEDAYGNVFITDNCYNGRICLLTSYGDFTRTVLKTYVSYPTDITRDHVGNLWCLDSPNRVQIYSYI, encoded by the coding sequence ATGGCCGAATGTTTAAAAAGTAAGCCAGACGCAAATAGCTTAAAATGTGGAATTTGTCTGTCTGCATTTACCAAACCTCTTGTATTGGACTGCTTTCATATATTCTGTACACCATGCATAGCAAAATTAGCTGAAGATAAAGACTCATTAACTTGTCCTTTATGTAGAGCTGTTCACTTAATTCCATCAAATGGAGTCGAAGACTTTACGGTATGTACATACATACAAGAGCAAATTTTGTCTGAAGCAAAAGTATTCTTGCAGTGTCAAATGTGTGATAATGGACAAAATATCGTGTCAAAGTGTATCGATTGCGACAGTAATATGTGCTTTGAGTGTTCCACATTTCATTCAAgacacaaacaatttaaaacacaCGTAACTGAAAAGATCGAAAGTAAAAATATTGAAACGTCAGATGAAGTTAAACTTTGTGAAGACGTTTGTGATTTACATAAGAAGGATTTCACATTCTTGTGTGAGTCCTGCAATAGCGCAATATGCGATGAATGTGTAACACAAAATCATAAATCTCACAAACATTGTCGACTAACATTTCAAGCTGACAAAAGAAGGGACTTCTTACGGTTGGGAATCGGTGTATTAAGATCGAAAATGACAGAGATAGATGACACAATCGAAATGTCAAAATACGAAgaaaatagttataataaattttgtagacaaggaaaaaatgaaattcaagCACATGCAAATAGATCAAAAGAAATGGTCTGCAACATTATCGACGTTATGGCAAATTTAAAGCAACAAAAAATTGACGAAATACAGAAAATGGATATCAAATCAATAACTAACTATCAAGATGAACTTGAAACAAAGAAACTTTCTTTTCAATGTATTCTAAGGAGCACAGTAGATGCAGTAAATCTAAGTCGGGATGGAAAgctttttaacaaatataaatttcTGTACCAAACACTGCGAAATGAAGTACTTCATGGCTCTAAATCACCAGAGGTATTTGCACCGCAGTTCTGCTCTGGAAATCCAATTGAACACAAATACGTTGAAAAGTGTTTTGGAATGGTGCAAAGAAGGAAAACCTCAAGTAAGTGTAGTACATCCGAGTTTCATATTTACTCTCTCCCATTAATTTGCGAAGCACCTGAAATGACTCAAATTTACTCTTTCTCTGTGGATTATCCACGGAGTTTGATTGGATTCTATGATAACCAGACGTGGATACAATTGCGGAACACAATACATTTATATTCCTCAGATGGTACAGTAACACAAAAGCACAATGTTAATCCTGATGACGAACAGATAGTATTTGCAAGCAAAAATGAACTTTGGATCAAGTCTAAGGAATTAATCAAGGTTATAAAAATTGGAAACATCGACGAAGTAGTGGATATAATGAGGTTTGCCGAGTTGGAGGGTTGCACATGTTGTATTCTAAAATACAATAGCCTCATTGcatattcaaaaagaaaaagatgCTTTTACGAAGTAAAACTAAATAGCGATATGCGTACGATCGAAAACGAAACCCCATTTAAGACCATCCCAGTTGAGGACAAACTTGTTGATTTAATAACAGTTCAACCTTTCCGTATAATTGAAACCGCATCAAAGAATATTATGTTGACAAGCAAAGATAAAGTTATAACGCTTGATGGAAATTTTAAGATCTGCAATGTTTATGTggaaaaaaattcaaactttaaggGCATTTGTGAAGATGCATATGGCAATGTATTTATAACAGACAATTGTTATAATGGTAGAATTTGCCTTTTAACCTCTTATGGTGACTTCACACGTACTGTTTTGAAGACATATGTATCTTATCCGACGGACATTACTCGGGATCATGTTGGTAATCTGTGGTGTTTAGATAGTCCAAATCGTGTGCAAATATACTCTTACATTTAA